A part of Streptomyces sp. DSM 40750 genomic DNA contains:
- a CDS encoding nitronate monooxygenase yields MQTELSNKLGVQYAVFGFTPFPAVAAAISRAGGFGVLGAVRYTAPDDLKRDLDWIEAHVDGKPYGLDVVMPAKKVEGVTEADVEAMIPEGHRQFVQETLAKYGVPELAEGEASGWRITGWMEQVARNQLDVAFDYPIKLLANALGSPPADVIDRAHEQDVLVAALAGSARHARKHADAGIDIVVAQGYEAGGHTGEIASMVLTPEVVDAVAPLPVLAAGGIGSGQQVAAALALGAQGVWLGSLWLTTTEAELPSPRLIEKLLAAGSGDTVRSRALTGKPARQLRTEWTDAWDDQTGPGALPMPLQGLLVAEAVSRIQKYEVEPLLGTPVGQIVGRMNSERSVQAVFDDLTRGFEKAVDHLNRIAGRSEGQ; encoded by the coding sequence ATGCAGACGGAGCTGAGCAACAAACTCGGAGTCCAGTACGCCGTCTTCGGCTTCACGCCATTCCCCGCCGTCGCCGCGGCCATCAGCCGGGCCGGCGGTTTCGGGGTGCTCGGCGCGGTCCGCTACACGGCCCCCGACGACCTCAAGCGCGACCTCGACTGGATCGAGGCCCACGTCGACGGAAAGCCGTACGGCCTGGACGTCGTCATGCCGGCCAAGAAGGTCGAGGGCGTGACGGAGGCCGACGTCGAGGCGATGATCCCCGAGGGGCACCGCCAGTTCGTGCAGGAGACCCTGGCCAAGTACGGCGTGCCCGAACTCGCCGAGGGCGAGGCCTCCGGCTGGCGCATCACCGGCTGGATGGAACAGGTCGCCCGCAACCAGCTCGACGTCGCCTTCGACTACCCGATCAAGCTGCTCGCCAACGCGCTCGGCTCGCCACCGGCCGACGTCATCGACCGCGCCCACGAACAGGACGTCCTCGTCGCCGCGCTCGCCGGCAGCGCCCGGCACGCCCGCAAGCACGCCGACGCGGGCATCGACATCGTCGTCGCCCAGGGCTACGAGGCCGGCGGGCACACCGGCGAGATCGCCTCCATGGTCCTCACCCCCGAAGTCGTCGACGCCGTCGCCCCGTTGCCCGTCCTCGCCGCCGGCGGCATCGGCAGCGGGCAGCAGGTGGCCGCCGCCCTCGCGCTCGGCGCCCAGGGCGTCTGGCTCGGCTCGCTGTGGCTGACCACCACCGAGGCGGAACTGCCCTCGCCCCGGCTGATCGAGAAGCTGCTCGCCGCCGGCTCCGGCGACACCGTCCGCTCCCGCGCCCTCACCGGCAAACCCGCACGCCAGCTCCGTACCGAATGGACCGACGCCTGGGACGACCAGACCGGACCGGGCGCTCTCCCCATGCCCCTCCAGGGCCTGCTAGTCGCCGAGGCGGTCTCCCGCATCCAGAAGTACGAGGTCGAGCCGCTGCTCGGCACTCCGGTCGGGCAGATCGTCGGCCGGATGAACAGCGAACGCAGCGTCCAGGCCGTCTTCGACGACCTCACCCGCGGCTTCGAGAAGGCCGTGGACCACCTCAACCGGATCGCCGGAAGGAGCGAGGGACAGTGA
- a CDS encoding beta-lactamase family protein has protein sequence MSEGAGGSAAGMSRRQLGRRVLAVGGGLAVLPFPAGPVAASSTGGGRPTLRHGSPERAGLVPDHLDRLVADAEAFLGPSPEHPWYAGAVLLAGRGGTVALHRPIGMAVRYSAYDEETDTGVEFPADRRIPMAEDTVFDLASVSKLFTSILAVQQIERGALELEGKVASYLPEFGASGKQDITVRQLLTHTSGFRAWIPLYKEPTYEGKLRLIRNEAPLNPPGTKYLYSDLNLISLQLVLEEITGHRLDQLLHDEITAPLGMHRTRFNPPASWKPKIAATEDARLPWSGLDRGLVWGEVHDENAYSLGGVAGHAGVFSCAWDLAVLGRTLLNGGVYGKARILEPESVELMFTDFNTAFPGDEHGLGFELYQHWYMGAMATPRTAGHTGFTGTSLVLDPTTDSFLVVLGNSVHPVRSWRSGSAPRVAAANNLARAVPVRPARGRTSWFSGMTTATTATLTLPSLDTASAGRPRLRCALWWDTEPQADALLLEASTDGGETWQPVAFTTVGAEGGPWEHPSGTVSGWSGRAWHRLSADLPEAVGLTVRWRYTTDRLYVGRGVYVDGLCVESGGRALFDESRPADAERITAVGWTAAID, from the coding sequence ATGAGCGAAGGTGCAGGGGGCTCGGCGGCTGGGATGAGCCGTCGTCAGCTTGGCAGGCGGGTGTTGGCCGTCGGTGGTGGGCTCGCTGTGCTGCCGTTTCCCGCCGGGCCGGTCGCCGCTTCCTCCACCGGAGGTGGTCGTCCGACCCTGCGTCACGGTTCCCCCGAGCGGGCCGGGCTCGTCCCCGACCACCTCGACCGCCTCGTCGCCGATGCCGAGGCGTTTCTCGGTCCCTCACCCGAGCACCCGTGGTACGCGGGGGCCGTGCTGCTTGCCGGGCGGGGTGGGACGGTCGCGTTGCATCGGCCGATCGGGATGGCGGTGCGGTATTCGGCGTACGACGAGGAGACGGACACGGGCGTGGAGTTTCCCGCGGATCGGCGGATCCCGATGGCCGAGGACACCGTCTTCGATCTCGCCTCGGTGTCGAAGCTGTTCACGTCGATCCTCGCGGTGCAGCAGATCGAGCGGGGTGCGCTGGAGCTGGAGGGGAAGGTCGCCTCGTATCTGCCGGAGTTCGGCGCGTCGGGCAAGCAGGACATCACCGTGCGTCAACTCCTCACGCACACCTCGGGGTTCCGCGCCTGGATCCCGCTCTACAAGGAGCCTACGTACGAGGGGAAGCTCCGGCTCATCCGGAACGAGGCGCCGCTGAACCCGCCGGGCACGAAGTACCTCTACTCGGACCTGAACCTGATCTCGCTGCAACTCGTCCTGGAGGAGATCACCGGTCACCGTTTGGACCAGCTGCTCCACGACGAGATCACCGCTCCACTCGGGATGCACCGCACTCGCTTCAACCCGCCGGCCTCCTGGAAGCCGAAGATCGCGGCGACCGAGGACGCCCGACTCCCCTGGTCGGGCCTGGACCGGGGGCTGGTGTGGGGCGAGGTGCACGACGAGAACGCGTACAGCCTCGGCGGGGTCGCGGGCCATGCCGGTGTCTTCTCCTGTGCGTGGGACCTGGCCGTGCTCGGCCGGACCCTGCTCAACGGCGGTGTGTACGGCAAGGCGCGCATCCTGGAGCCCGAGTCGGTGGAGTTGATGTTCACCGACTTCAACACCGCGTTCCCCGGCGACGAGCACGGGCTGGGCTTCGAGCTCTACCAGCACTGGTACATGGGCGCGATGGCCACCCCGCGCACGGCCGGACACACCGGCTTCACCGGCACCTCGCTCGTCCTGGACCCGACGACCGACTCGTTCCTGGTCGTCCTGGGCAACTCCGTGCACCCGGTGCGCAGTTGGCGATCCGGCTCCGCACCCCGGGTCGCCGCGGCGAACAACCTCGCCCGCGCCGTTCCCGTACGCCCCGCCCGCGGCCGCACGTCCTGGTTCTCCGGCATGACGACCGCGACCACGGCCACCCTCACGCTCCCGTCCCTCGACACCGCTTCCGCCGGGCGGCCCCGCCTGCGCTGCGCCCTCTGGTGGGACACCGAACCCCAGGCCGACGCCCTCTTGCTGGAGGCCTCCACCGACGGCGGCGAGACGTGGCAGCCGGTCGCCTTCACGACCGTCGGTGCCGAGGGCGGCCCGTGGGAGCATCCGTCCGGCACGGTCTCGGGATGGTCGGGCCGGGCGTGGCACCGGCTGAGCGCCGACCTGCCGGAGGCCGTCGGGCTCACCGTGCGCTGGCGGTACACGACCGACCGGCTCTACGTCGGCCGTGGCGTGTACGTCGACGGGCTGTGCGTCGAGTCGGGCGGCAGGGCCCTCTTCGACGAGTCGCGCCCGGCGGACGCGGAGCGGATCACGGCGGTGGGCTGGACGGCTGCCATCGACTAG
- a CDS encoding alpha/beta fold hydrolase has protein sequence MSIDIKAVDFLDDDRHRMAHPPQKGQAMSDTHLTAPTRFIEVDGDRFAYRRWGKPSGVPLFLVQHFRGGMDNWDPLLTDGLAEGREVILFNGRGIASSSGTPRNRMEDMADDIAAVIQALGLEQVDLLGFSIGGYQVQEVTLRHPQLVRKLLLLGTGLRGGDPTMDPKVPEVALNPVPGLEDFLFLFFGRSEAAREAGRAFWERRHQRADQDTPSSPAVAQAQFEATMAYGEPLPGENPYAYLNAITQPTLVLNGENDVMIASINSWHLAQNIPQAQLLIYPDAGHGAQFQYPERFLKHAIQFLDE, from the coding sequence ATGTCGATCGACATCAAAGCGGTTGACTTTTTAGATGATGACCGTCATCGTATGGCTCATCCACCACAGAAGGGCCAGGCCATGAGTGACACGCACCTGACTGCACCGACTCGTTTCATCGAGGTCGACGGCGACCGATTCGCCTACCGACGCTGGGGCAAGCCCTCCGGCGTCCCGCTCTTCCTGGTCCAGCACTTCCGCGGGGGGATGGACAACTGGGACCCCCTGCTCACCGACGGCCTGGCCGAAGGCCGTGAGGTCATCCTGTTCAACGGGCGTGGCATCGCCTCGTCATCCGGCACGCCGCGTAACCGGATGGAGGACATGGCCGACGACATCGCCGCGGTCATCCAGGCGCTGGGGCTGGAGCAGGTCGATCTGCTCGGCTTCTCGATCGGCGGTTACCAGGTACAGGAGGTCACGCTGCGCCACCCCCAGCTGGTGCGCAAGCTCCTCCTGCTCGGCACCGGCCTGCGAGGCGGGGACCCGACGATGGACCCCAAGGTGCCTGAGGTCGCACTGAATCCGGTCCCCGGTCTGGAGGACTTCCTCTTCCTGTTCTTCGGCCGCTCGGAAGCCGCGCGCGAAGCGGGCCGGGCCTTCTGGGAGCGACGTCACCAGCGGGCCGACCAGGACACGCCGAGTTCGCCCGCAGTCGCACAGGCCCAGTTCGAAGCGACTATGGCCTACGGGGAACCGCTGCCGGGCGAGAACCCCTATGCCTACCTGAACGCGATCACCCAGCCGACGCTGGTCCTCAACGGCGAGAACGACGTGATGATCGCCTCGATCAACTCCTGGCACCTCGCCCAGAACATTCCCCAGGCTCAACTGCTGATCTACCCCGATGCCGGGCATGGAGCGCAGTTCCAGTACCCCGAGCGGTTCCTGAAGCACGCCATTCAGTTCCTCGACGAGTAA
- a CDS encoding TetR/AcrR family transcriptional regulator, translated as MRVTKAQAERNRAHIVATASRLFRERGYDGVGVAELMAAAGFTHGGFYKHFRSKADLMAEASASGLAQTAARTEGVDPAEFVENYVSREHRDGRSDGCTIAALSGDAARQSADIKTEFAAGIESLLTALQAQSDTAGDAGQRAARTMVIDMLAHSIGAIMLSRACPDGSPLADEILDVCRKEILASLAHGNSDQPAARSPEA; from the coding sequence ATGCGGGTCACCAAGGCACAGGCGGAGCGCAACCGTGCGCACATCGTCGCGACAGCCTCCAGGCTGTTCCGTGAGCGCGGCTATGACGGCGTCGGCGTGGCAGAACTGATGGCAGCCGCCGGGTTCACCCATGGCGGGTTCTACAAGCACTTCCGCTCCAAGGCCGACCTGATGGCCGAGGCGTCCGCGAGCGGGCTCGCACAGACCGCGGCACGGACAGAAGGTGTGGACCCCGCCGAGTTCGTCGAGAACTACGTCTCCCGGGAGCATCGCGACGGCCGCAGTGACGGCTGCACCATCGCAGCCCTCAGCGGCGACGCCGCACGTCAGTCGGCGGACATCAAAACAGAGTTCGCAGCCGGGATCGAGAGCCTGCTGACGGCCCTTCAGGCCCAGAGCGACACGGCGGGGGATGCGGGCCAGCGCGCGGCCCGCACCATGGTGATCGACATGCTCGCCCATTCGATCGGCGCGATCATGTTGTCGCGGGCATGCCCGGACGGTTCTCCGCTGGCGGACGAAATCCTCGATGTCTGCCGCAAGGAAATTCTCGCGTCACTGGCACACGGCAACAGCGACCAGCCTGCGGCACGGAGCCCAGAAGCCTGA
- a CDS encoding phytoene desaturase family protein, protein MPATPAHDAQPGRPAGPRPHDSYDAVIVGGGHNGLVAAAYLARAGRSVLVLERLDHTGGAAVSTRPFAGIDARLSRYSYLVSLLPKKIVRDLDLDFRVRGRTISSYTPVERDGDPTGLLVGGGERRTREAFARLTGSGREYEAWQRFYGMTGRVAERVFPTLVEPLPTRDALRHRIDDEEAWRILFEEPIGAAVESTFTDDLVRGVVLTDALIGTFADAHDPSLRQNRCFLYHVIGGGTGAWDVPVGGMGALTDALATAAREAGAVIATGHEARRIATDGRSAEVTYRTADTEGTVAARHVLVNASPQELAALTGDEPPAPAEGAQLKVNMLLKRLPRLRDESVDPREAFAGTFHIAEGYGQLAAAYAQAASGALPEAPPSEIYCHSLTDPTILGPDLVDQGYQTLTLFGLHTPARLFEADNDAVREELLKSTLAQLDAHLAEPLADCLATDADGRPCIEARTPLDLERDLGLPGGNIFHRDLAWPHAQEGVGRWGVETRHTNVLLCGAGAVRGGGVSGVPGHNAAMAVLEEYGTGALS, encoded by the coding sequence ATGCCTGCCACCCCCGCACACGACGCACAGCCCGGACGCCCGGCCGGACCCCGGCCGCACGACTCGTACGACGCCGTGATCGTCGGCGGCGGCCACAACGGCCTGGTCGCCGCCGCCTACCTCGCCCGCGCCGGGCGCTCCGTGCTCGTGCTGGAACGGCTGGACCACACCGGCGGCGCCGCCGTGTCCACGCGGCCCTTCGCCGGGATCGACGCCCGGCTGTCGCGGTACTCCTACCTGGTCAGCCTGCTGCCCAAGAAGATCGTGCGGGACCTCGACCTCGACTTCCGCGTCCGTGGCCGCACGATCTCCTCGTACACCCCCGTCGAACGCGACGGCGACCCCACCGGGCTCCTGGTCGGCGGCGGCGAACGCCGCACCCGCGAGGCATTCGCACGGCTGACGGGTTCGGGCCGCGAGTACGAGGCCTGGCAGCGCTTCTACGGGATGACGGGCCGTGTCGCCGAGCGGGTGTTCCCGACGCTTGTCGAGCCCCTGCCCACCCGGGACGCACTGCGCCATCGGATCGACGACGAGGAGGCGTGGCGGATCCTCTTCGAGGAACCGATCGGCGCGGCCGTCGAGTCGACGTTCACCGACGACCTCGTCCGCGGTGTCGTCCTCACCGACGCGCTCATCGGCACCTTCGCGGACGCCCACGACCCCTCCCTCCGCCAGAACCGCTGCTTCCTCTACCACGTGATCGGCGGCGGCACGGGCGCCTGGGACGTGCCCGTCGGCGGCATGGGAGCCCTCACCGACGCGCTGGCCACGGCCGCGCGCGAAGCCGGCGCCGTGATCGCCACCGGGCACGAGGCACGGCGGATCGCGACGGACGGACGGTCCGCCGAGGTCACCTACCGGACGGCCGACACGGAGGGCACCGTCGCCGCACGGCACGTGCTCGTGAACGCCTCACCGCAGGAACTGGCCGCCCTGACCGGTGACGAACCGCCCGCCCCCGCCGAGGGCGCCCAGCTCAAGGTGAACATGCTGCTCAAGCGCCTCCCGAGGCTCCGCGACGAGTCCGTCGACCCGCGCGAGGCCTTCGCCGGGACCTTCCACATCGCCGAGGGGTACGGCCAACTGGCCGCCGCCTACGCACAGGCCGCGTCCGGCGCGCTTCCCGAGGCGCCGCCCTCCGAGATCTACTGCCACTCCCTCACCGACCCGACCATCCTCGGCCCGGACCTGGTCGACCAGGGATACCAGACGCTCACCCTGTTCGGTCTGCACACGCCCGCGCGGCTGTTCGAGGCCGACAACGACGCCGTACGCGAGGAACTCCTCAAGTCGACCCTCGCCCAGCTGGACGCCCACCTCGCCGAGCCCCTCGCCGACTGCCTGGCCACCGACGCCGACGGCCGCCCCTGCATCGAGGCCAGGACCCCCCTCGACCTCGAACGCGACCTCGGCCTCCCCGGCGGCAACATCTTCCACCGCGACCTCGCCTGGCCCCACGCACAGGAAGGCGTCGGCCGCTGGGGCGTCGAGACCCGCCACACCAACGTCCTGCTCTGCGGCGCGGGCGCGGTGCGCGGCGGCGGGGTGAGCGGAGTTCCCGGGCACAACGCGGCGATGGCGGTCCTGGAGGAGTACGGGACCGGCGCGCTGTCGTAG
- a CDS encoding serine/threonine-protein kinase: MADTRLIQGRYRLLDLIGRGGMGEVWRARDESLGRQVAVKCLKPINTQPDQSFTRVLRERFRREARVAAALQHRGVTVVHDFGESDGVLFLVMELLEGRNLSQLLEDNKHHPLPVPDIVEIADQVAAALAYTHQQGIVHRDLKPANIMLLTDGTVKICDFGIARLGRDVTFTSRLTGTGIAMGTPHYMSPEQISGDQVDQRSDLYSFGCVLYEIATGVPPFDLDDAWAVLMGHRDTAPRPPRSHREEVPEYLDRIILDLLAKEPGERPHDARELGRRVGEGRMASAPAPAPVHVPTVVSPPVAREAAPGMPRPRTRPEQPPSREPRLPSWTRGMTTGHKATGAGLGLTPPDASAGLTGEWIARPAAGRVEEPVRPERPTPSPELLTTLAGRHNAGLSLGRLGRWTEAGEVHRAVAAEREHALGPDHPDTLASRYEVGFTLSRTGRPADALSEFAHVARAREHMLGTEHPDTLAARQEMAYVLGQLGRHFEAHQAYMSVLAARERIAGPDHPDTLRCRHNLAFNLSRLGRLEDSYRMASEVADARARVLGANHPDTLVTRCEVAYALGQLGRWPEALQTYREVAEARTQALGPDHPDTLAARYEVGISLGRLGRSTDALTLYRALVEDRTRVSGPAHTETLRARHGLGVNLGRLSRWEEALAESREVCALRERVLGPDHPDTLVSRREVAVGLGWLGRWADALTEYRRVADARERVLGADHPDALASRNDEAHCLEQLGRGQEAVELYRRVAALRQQRATGGH, encoded by the coding sequence ATGGCGGACACCAGGCTGATCCAGGGCCGGTACCGGCTGCTCGATCTGATCGGGCGCGGGGGGATGGGCGAGGTCTGGCGTGCGAGAGACGAGTCGCTGGGCCGGCAGGTCGCGGTCAAGTGCCTGAAGCCCATCAACACCCAGCCCGACCAGTCCTTCACCCGTGTTCTGCGGGAACGCTTCCGGCGCGAGGCGCGCGTCGCGGCTGCCCTCCAGCACCGGGGGGTGACCGTCGTGCACGACTTCGGCGAGTCCGACGGAGTGCTGTTCCTCGTCATGGAGCTGTTGGAGGGCCGCAACCTCAGCCAGCTCCTGGAGGACAACAAACACCATCCGCTGCCTGTCCCCGACATCGTCGAGATCGCCGACCAGGTCGCCGCCGCCCTCGCCTACACCCATCAGCAGGGCATCGTGCACCGCGACCTGAAGCCCGCGAACATCATGCTGCTCACCGACGGCACGGTGAAGATCTGCGACTTCGGCATAGCGCGCCTCGGCCGCGACGTCACCTTCACCTCCCGGCTCACCGGCACCGGCATCGCGATGGGCACTCCGCACTACATGTCGCCGGAACAGATCAGCGGCGACCAGGTCGACCAGCGCAGCGACCTGTACTCCTTCGGCTGCGTGCTCTACGAGATCGCCACCGGGGTACCGCCGTTCGACCTCGACGACGCCTGGGCGGTCCTCATGGGCCACCGCGACACCGCGCCCCGCCCGCCGCGCAGCCACCGCGAGGAGGTGCCCGAGTACCTTGACCGGATCATCCTGGACCTCCTGGCCAAGGAACCCGGCGAACGGCCGCACGACGCACGCGAGTTGGGTCGCAGGGTCGGCGAAGGGCGTATGGCCAGCGCCCCGGCACCGGCCCCCGTCCATGTGCCGACCGTGGTCTCGCCTCCCGTGGCGCGCGAAGCCGCCCCCGGCATGCCCAGGCCTCGAACCCGCCCCGAGCAGCCTCCCTCGCGCGAACCCCGGCTGCCCTCCTGGACCCGTGGCATGACCACCGGCCACAAGGCCACCGGAGCCGGACTGGGCCTCACCCCGCCGGACGCCTCCGCCGGGCTCACCGGGGAGTGGATCGCCCGCCCCGCGGCCGGCCGCGTCGAGGAACCCGTACGTCCCGAACGGCCCACCCCGTCACCGGAGTTGCTCACCACCCTCGCCGGGCGGCACAACGCGGGCCTGAGCCTGGGCCGCCTCGGCCGCTGGACGGAGGCCGGCGAAGTGCACCGCGCGGTCGCCGCCGAACGCGAGCACGCCCTCGGCCCCGACCACCCCGACACCCTGGCCAGCCGCTACGAGGTCGGCTTCACCCTCAGCCGCACCGGCCGCCCCGCCGACGCGCTGAGCGAGTTCGCCCATGTCGCCCGCGCCCGCGAGCACATGCTCGGCACCGAGCACCCCGACACCCTCGCCGCCCGGCAGGAAATGGCGTATGTGCTCGGCCAGTTGGGCCGCCACTTCGAGGCCCACCAGGCATACATGTCCGTCCTCGCCGCCCGCGAACGCATCGCGGGACCCGACCATCCCGACACCCTGCGCTGCCGCCACAACCTCGCCTTCAACCTCAGCAGGCTCGGCCGCCTGGAGGACTCGTACCGCATGGCGAGCGAAGTCGCCGACGCCCGCGCCCGCGTGCTCGGCGCGAACCACCCCGACACGCTCGTCACGCGCTGCGAAGTCGCGTACGCCCTCGGCCAGTTGGGCCGCTGGCCCGAGGCGCTGCAGACCTACCGGGAGGTCGCCGAGGCCCGCACCCAGGCCCTCGGTCCCGACCACCCCGACACCCTCGCCGCCCGCTACGAGGTCGGCATCAGCCTCGGCCGGCTCGGCCGCTCCACCGACGCGCTGACCCTCTACCGCGCCCTGGTCGAGGACCGCACCCGCGTCTCCGGTCCCGCCCACACCGAGACGCTCCGCGCCCGTCACGGCCTCGGCGTCAACCTCGGCCGGCTCAGCCGCTGGGAGGAGGCCCTCGCCGAGTCCCGCGAGGTGTGCGCCCTGCGCGAGCGTGTTCTCGGCCCGGACCACCCCGACACCCTCGTCAGCCGCCGCGAGGTCGCCGTCGGCCTCGGCTGGCTCGGCCGCTGGGCCGACGCCCTCACCGAGTACCGCCGCGTCGCCGACGCCCGCGAACGCGTCCTCGGCGCCGACCACCCCGACGCCCTCGCCAGCCGCAACGACGAGGCCCACTGCCTGGAACAGCTCGGCCGCGGCCAGGAGGCGGTGGAGCTGTACCGGAGAGTGGCGGCGCTACGGCAACAGCGGGCGACCGGCGGCCACTGA
- a CDS encoding oxygenase MpaB family protein → MDAPSGPVVGDSVIGDPGLFGPASVTWQAHGDPVMWIAGIRALYLQALHPRAVRGVMQNSDFHKGAWGRLIRTANFVGTTTYGTTEAAEKAGARVRKIHSMLSAADPDTGERYGVDEPELLLWVHCAEIDSYLHVLRRSGYPLTEAAADRYIGEHRVSARLVGLDPADVPGDQRELAAYFEKVRPELAAGPEAREVDDFLRRPPAHPLLVPAREALWRRVANLAYASLPPYAHELYGRPGPAPAVVTRRLRLTGTLLRCVPARLRWQLPPKHILRAMSRLGPGSRPAPYKVGR, encoded by the coding sequence GTGGATGCCCCCAGCGGCCCCGTCGTAGGTGACTCCGTCATAGGTGACCCCGGTCTGTTCGGACCGGCATCCGTGACGTGGCAGGCCCATGGCGACCCCGTGATGTGGATCGCCGGTATCCGCGCGCTGTACCTCCAGGCCCTGCACCCACGGGCGGTGCGCGGCGTCATGCAGAACTCCGACTTCCACAAGGGCGCCTGGGGCCGGCTGATACGGACGGCGAACTTCGTCGGCACGACGACGTACGGCACCACGGAGGCCGCCGAGAAGGCGGGCGCCCGCGTCCGCAAGATCCACAGCATGCTCTCGGCGGCCGACCCGGACACGGGGGAGCGATACGGCGTCGACGAACCCGAGCTGCTGCTGTGGGTGCACTGCGCCGAGATCGACTCCTATCTGCACGTCCTGCGCCGCTCCGGCTACCCCCTCACCGAGGCCGCCGCCGACCGGTACATCGGCGAACACCGGGTCAGTGCCCGTCTGGTGGGCCTCGACCCGGCCGACGTCCCTGGAGATCAGAGGGAGTTGGCGGCGTACTTCGAGAAGGTGCGGCCCGAGTTGGCGGCCGGGCCCGAGGCGCGGGAGGTGGACGACTTCCTGCGTCGGCCGCCCGCCCACCCGTTGCTCGTACCAGCACGCGAAGCACTGTGGCGGCGCGTGGCGAACCTGGCGTACGCCTCCCTGCCACCGTACGCCCACGAGTTGTACGGCAGACCGGGCCCCGCACCGGCCGTGGTCACCCGTCGCCTACGGCTCACCGGCACCCTCCTGCGCTGTGTTCCCGCACGTCTGCGCTGGCAACTCCCGCCCAAGCACATACTGCGCGCCATGTCACGGCTCGGCCCCGGCTCGCGCCCGGCACCGTACAAAGTCGGGAGATAG
- a CDS encoding DUF6624 domain-containing protein — translation MAHDIAALAEELTAMAAADHQSSVHAKSDDPAEQLAWRRLTARHGDRLGEIMNEYGWPTVEIVGEAAARAAWLIAQHADRQRDVQRRALQLMQRAVSAGSASSRELAFLRDRTLVNEGCKQIYGTQIAGVKDGAPVPWPCEEPHRMDELRAEVGIEPFDEYVARFAMA, via the coding sequence GTGGCGCACGACATTGCCGCGCTGGCGGAGGAACTCACGGCCATGGCTGCGGCCGATCACCAGTCCTCAGTCCACGCGAAGAGCGATGATCCCGCCGAACAGCTGGCATGGCGCCGGCTGACCGCACGGCACGGTGACCGACTCGGTGAGATCATGAATGAGTACGGCTGGCCGACGGTGGAAATCGTCGGCGAGGCGGCCGCGCGTGCGGCATGGCTGATCGCCCAGCACGCCGACCGGCAGCGCGACGTCCAGCGACGCGCCCTCCAGCTGATGCAGCGGGCGGTGTCGGCAGGCTCGGCCAGCTCGCGTGAGCTGGCCTTTCTGCGCGACCGCACACTGGTCAACGAGGGCTGCAAGCAGATCTACGGCACTCAGATCGCCGGGGTGAAGGACGGGGCACCGGTGCCGTGGCCCTGCGAAGAGCCCCACCGCATGGACGAACTCCGCGCGGAAGTCGGCATCGAGCCCTTCGACGAGTACGTTGCCAGGTTCGCGATGGCCTGA
- a CDS encoding ABC transporter ATP-binding protein codes for MIEVNNLSKRYGDKLAVDALSFTVRPGVVTGFLGPNGAGKSTTMRMVMGLDRPSSGTVRVNGRPYEQHKAPLQEIGALLEAKAIHPGRSAYQHLLALAASNGIGKQRVLEVIDMVGLTEVARKRAGGFSLGMGQRLGIASALLGDPKIVMLDEPVNGLDPEGVLWIRNLLKDLADQGRTVFVSSHLMTEMALIAEDLIVIGRGRLLSAGPLADFIAQSAGRSVRVQSPQAATLRDLLVGDGVSVTSSRPGVLDVQGLEAAEIGERAAAAGLVLHELFVQEASLEEAFMELTRDAVEYHATTAEFATAGRTNR; via the coding sequence GTGATCGAGGTGAACAACCTCAGCAAGAGGTACGGGGACAAGCTCGCGGTCGACGCGTTGAGCTTCACCGTGCGTCCGGGAGTGGTGACGGGATTTCTCGGACCGAACGGGGCGGGCAAGTCGACGACGATGCGGATGGTCATGGGCCTGGACCGGCCGTCGTCCGGAACCGTCCGCGTCAACGGCCGCCCCTACGAGCAGCACAAGGCCCCACTGCAGGAGATCGGGGCGCTGCTGGAGGCGAAGGCGATCCACCCCGGACGCTCGGCATATCAGCACCTGCTCGCGCTGGCGGCGAGCAACGGCATCGGCAAGCAGCGGGTGCTGGAAGTGATCGACATGGTCGGTCTGACGGAGGTGGCCCGCAAGCGGGCGGGCGGCTTCTCGCTGGGCATGGGGCAGCGGCTGGGCATCGCCTCCGCACTGCTCGGCGACCCGAAGATCGTCATGCTGGACGAGCCGGTCAACGGACTCGACCCCGAAGGCGTGCTGTGGATCCGCAACCTCCTGAAGGACCTCGCGGACCAGGGGCGGACCGTCTTCGTCTCCTCCCACCTGATGACCGAGATGGCGTTGATCGCCGAGGACCTCATCGTGATCGGGCGCGGCCGGCTGCTGTCCGCGGGGCCACTCGCCGACTTCATCGCCCAGTCCGCCGGCCGGAGCGTACGGGTGCAGTCACCGCAGGCCGCGACCCTGCGTGACCTGCTGGTGGGCGACGGCGTCTCGGTCACCAGCAGCCGGCCCGGCGTGCTGGACGTCCAGGGGCTGGAGGCCGCCGAGATCGGCGAACGCGCGGCGGCCGCCGGGCTGGTGCTGCACGAGCTGTTCGTCCAGGAGGCGTCGCTGGAGGAGGCCTTCATGGAACTGACCCGCGACGCCGTCGAGTACCACGCCACCACCGCCGAGTTCGCCACCGCCGGAAGGACGAACCGATGA